GTGTTGCGCTTCACCCGGGGTTCGGCTCCCTTGCGCCCCGCATGCTGCGCGACCTGGCGCAAGCCTCACGGTACAGCCCCGGCGTTCAGCACACGGTCAAGGAGATGGGCGCGAGGTTCGGCGCGGTGATCGAAACTACGACTGATCGGGCCTTCGAGGATCGTCGCATGGCGTGCATCGGACAGCGGGGAGCTGACGTTGCGGCAAGATATGAGCGGCAGGCGTTGGAGCGGGAGCGCCATGAAGCAGTGCGTGGGCGGTGACGAGAACCAGGGGAACCACGCAGACCTACTGGAGGAGCGGCGCCGGTGACCTCGCGTCGCCTCGACGAGTCGTTGCGAGCCTACCGGATGGGCGATCCAGCGGGGGAACATCCGGTGTACAGCGGCGCCGGGTCACGCAGGTACCCCGGCCGCTGGAACGAACGCGGCCAGACTGTGATCTATGCGTCCGAGCATTACTCGACCGCCCTGCTGGAGACGCTGGCGCGCACTGGCGAGATGCCGCGGAACCAGCATTATGTTGGAATCGAGATTCCCGCCGGGGTGACGTACGAGGTGGTCACGAAGGACAATCTGCCGGGTTGGTGTGATGTCGACGGCGCGGTTGCGCGAGCGTTCGGGTCGGCGTGGTACCGGGAACGGCGGTCGGCGATCCTGATCGTGCCCAGCGTTGTAGCGCGAGTGGAGCGCAACGTGCTCATCCATCCGCACCACGACGACGCCGGTTCAATCAGGGTCGGACTTGAGACTCCCGTCTACTGGGATTCGCGCCTGTTCGCTCGGTGAAGGATCACACCGCGACCCCGGCTCTCGCTTCACCGATGATCCTGACGACGAGATCGGCGCCGGTCGTCGACTCCCGGGCTACATCCAGGGGCGTGCGCCCACCGAGCAACAGGTGCGGCCGGTTGAGAAACCGTACCATCGCGGATTCGTCGTCCGCCCACAGCCTGCGCGCTTCCAGTACCACACGCGCCACGCCATGAACGCGCTCGCTCATCTCGCGCGTAAGTTGTTGACGTGACCGTTTCTGAAGGCGGGACCAGGTCGACCGCGACAACAGCGTGAACTTCGCGTGCGGGTCGTCCGGGGCCATGACCTGCGCGACCCGGTCGACGGCTTGCAGGGGAAGCCCCTGTTCGATCTGGTTGACGAGGGACAGGCTGCTCATCTTCCGCCATGAAGGTAGTCCCATGAGCCGCGCAATCTCGGCCGCCTCGCTGAAGGACCCCGTCGTGCCGCTGGCGAGCGCCTCGTCCGCCATCTGCCCTCCCCGAAATCGTCAGATGACACAATTATAGTTGCAGGTGACGGACAGCCGCAAGTGGGCTCCTGCCCGGCACGATTCCCGCGTCGAGACGGCCGGCGGGGGGCAGTAGTTGGCCTTGAGTCACGTCGAAACGACGTGTCGCGGGCCGGTTGGGATCCGCTCGCGCGGCTCAGCGTTCGCGTGAACTGACAAGATCCTTACCGCACCGCTGGCGGTACGCTGGTGGGACCATGCCAAAGACGCTCTATCTCGCCAACCCCTACGGCTTCTCCGCCCAGCAGAAGGCAGGGCCGCTGGCGGCGCTCGTCGACGCGCTGACGGCCGCCGGCGCCGAGGTGTGGGAGCCGTTCGCCCGCAACACTCATTTAAACACGGGCGCCGCCGGATGGGCCTACCGGGTGGGGCAGGCGGACGTGCGCGACGTGCGCGAGGCCGACGGCATCTTCGCCGTGGTCAACGGCTGCCCGCCGGACGAGGGGGTGATGGTGGAGCTCGGCCTCGCGATAGCCTGGGGCAAGCCGACCTTCCTGTTCCGCGACGACTTTCGCCGCTGCTGCGACAGCGACGTCTACCCGCTGAACCTGATGCTGTTCACCGGCATGCCGGAGACCGGCTGGGAGGCGTACTGGTACGGCTCGGTCGAGGATATCGCCGATCCGGACAAGGCGCTGGCGCGGTGGCTCCCGGAATGAGCCGCCGGGAGTCCAGAATGCGGGCTCCTACAGGCCGGCGCCCTTGTCCTTCAGGATCCACCACACCTTCTCGGGCGTGATCGGAATGTCGATGTGCCGGACGCCGAGGTGCGCCAGCGCGTCGACGACGGCGTTGGCGATCGCCGGCGGGGCGCCCACGGTAGCCGACTCGCCGACGCCCTTCGCGCCCTGCGGATGGTGCGGCGACCGGGTCACGGTCTAGTCGGTCTCCCAGCGCGGCGTCTCCATCGCCGTGGGGACCAGGGTAGTCCATGAAGTGCTTTCTCGGCCTCGCGCGCTACTGGCGCAAGCGCGGGGTGACGGGCGGCGAATAGCGCCGGTGGCGGATGATCAGGAGTGCGGCTGAAGGGGAAGCAGGCGAACGCGCTCCTGGTTGGGGCTCAGGACCACAACCGCCCCTTTCGCGATTTCCGCTGCGTGTCGGCGCAGCACCCCGACGAGCATCGTCGCAGACTCGGCCGGTAGCAGGCGGTACGTGCGTAGCAGCACGACGCTGGGTGAGCGGCCACCGGCGAGCGCGAGGATCCGCCCGAAGTCGAGGTCGTGGGTCAACACGACGAACCCGTGCCGACGCGCCCACTGGAAGACCTCCCGGTCGGAAGCCGCGCCGTCGCCGACGGTGCTCCAGTGCCGGGCCTCGAGGCCCGCGCGTTCCAGCGCCTCGACCCACCGAGGCGACAGGTTCATGTCGATGAGGAGCTTCAACTCGAACCGACCGCGACTTCCTGCTCCTCGCTGCGCCACGCGGCATACGCGAGCGCCTGGCGGATGTCGTCACGCTCGAGATAGGGGTAGGCGGCCAGAACTTCGTCCGGGTCATGGCCCGCAGCCAGAAGCCCCACGATGGTCCCCACCGTCACGCGAAGCCCCCGAATGCACGGGCGCCCTCCCATGACGTCTGGATCTCGCGTGATTCGATGCAGTCTGGTCACGGATCCAGTATAAGCCTCAGATGACGCGTGATGTCAGACGCGACGGCGTCGTCCAGCGGAACGGACGAGCGGGACCAAACCCGCCCACGTCGGATGCTGATTGGTGCGTGTAGCCGGACAGATCCGCTATTCGGACTTGGACGCGGAGTCCGGCGCATCGTCACCCGCTCCTGTGGACGGCCCCGGTGTCCTTCAGGATTCGCCACACCTTCTCGGGCGTGATCGGAATGTCGATGTGCCGCACGCCGAGGTGCGCCAGCGCATCGACCAC
The DNA window shown above is from Acidobacteriota bacterium and carries:
- a CDS encoding RES domain-containing protein; the protein is MTSRRLDESLRAYRMGDPAGEHPVYSGAGSRRYPGRWNERGQTVIYASEHYSTALLETLARTGEMPRNQHYVGIEIPAGVTYEVVTKDNLPGWCDVDGAVARAFGSAWYRERRSAILIVPSVVARVERNVLIHPHHDDAGSIRVGLETPVYWDSRLFAR
- a CDS encoding DUF2384 domain-containing protein — its product is MADEALASGTTGSFSEAAEIARLMGLPSWRKMSSLSLVNQIEQGLPLQAVDRVAQVMAPDDPHAKFTLLSRSTWSRLQKRSRQQLTREMSERVHGVARVVLEARRLWADDESAMVRFLNRPHLLLGGRTPLDVARESTTGADLVVRIIGEARAGVAV
- a CDS encoding nucleoside 2-deoxyribosyltransferase, with the translated sequence MPKTLYLANPYGFSAQQKAGPLAALVDALTAAGAEVWEPFARNTHLNTGAAGWAYRVGQADVRDVREADGIFAVVNGCPPDEGVMVELGLAIAWGKPTFLFRDDFRRCCDSDVYPLNLMLFTGMPETGWEAYWYGSVEDIADPDKALARWLPE
- a CDS encoding DUF433 domain-containing protein, with protein sequence MTRLHRITRDPDVMGGRPCIRGLRVTVGTIVGLLAAGHDPDEVLAAYPYLERDDIRQALAYAAWRSEEQEVAVGSS